The Athalia rosae chromosome 7, iyAthRosa1.1, whole genome shotgun sequence genome window below encodes:
- the LOC105684279 gene encoding protein artichoke isoform X3, whose translation MTRRIQKERVSLAYSRPPSTDMPSMLALVVIATSVVHGIYVPPGPRYPCPRRQTLFHPCVCVKGSDKGLYVRCENANLASLSLGLINLSHEGVPIEELLFNECSIARLYGPLLYPLQVRVLKFIGTPIRIIEEHSFLGVNGTLQEFHLVGSELENFPKEAFNILGNLSILNIEGHRMKELPRDSFAHSLAAEKLETIRITNGTLTSLPVESLAPLRKVKTVDLHSNKLKELKRNQFKGLRETETLDLSGNQISKLDASHISDLTKLGFLNLTSNAITELKRGTFARNSLLQVLKFQHNKIKKLDANTFRGMRFMRRLYLSDNAITDVGRGTFGSLTRIGTIDLARNMIEKIDFQMFNQLQYAEILDVSENLVTSIDKLAFKDLYLAKVNLSHNKITTVEAGAFENCANITLDLSYNRLENITKFAFDSATYALELQLSYNLFTELNQVPLHNMTGLKVLNVSNNLLYSVPRQTFPKLYELHTIDLSYNNISEINNGIFQTLFSLRYLNLSHNSLERIRSSTFGTLPTLLELDLSHNKLNDVSRGSLANLASCRTLTVKNNSLTKIFQLPISLGYLDFSENMLEGIPVTDVWPSMNSLLSLDLSSNRLGDNLHHGSFVPLLTLRILYLVDNNITQPPWAALSSLSSLQYLYIQDNRLTSLDKAAFGRLPVVFELNLSHNNIRNVSNRAFEGLLQLLTLNLSSNSISRIPNGAFQGLVSLRTLDLSHNLIEKMDNKTHGLLDDCLSLERVNLSHNKISFVTRKMFPSDPWIPYRLSEIDLSYNSMPVLTYDLTVGTTKVRRLDISHNNINEIRKYVIGNLTSLEYLDLSYNDLNDVSEINAIHGPQNLSELYLRNNHLASLPVDEIISMKRLRILDLTNNDFSGFNPEMMRIVNNGTDLRYAGNPLHCDCYVRPLRRWMSSLTEIPKSWRDVKCSTPFFVADKPVNEVTEDLMVCGEREVLDDPAYDITPDVKYRTLDRNAEDNTWKLTWYVTSREDIGDFYIVVREAGSTGDSTDKSKSVKPIFEKDLAYVERSLKIRDLPLDGSRKHELCILARDSIGNVKHFRKSQCKILDETNSPSPAVNAFDSQIVVTTIVANLAINYILVSV comes from the exons ATGACGAGACGAATTCAAAAGGAGCGAGTTTCGCTCGCGTATTCGCGACCACC aAGTACGGATATGCCGTCGATGCTCGCGTTGGTCGTGATCGCGACGTCCGTCGTCCACGGGATTTACGTACCACCCGGACCGAGGTACCCGTGTCCCCGACGTCAGACGCTTTTTCATCCCTGCGTTTGCGTGAAAGGAAGCGATAAAGGACTTTACGTGAGATGCGAGAACGCGAATCTAGCCAGTTTGAGCCTGGGACTGATAAACCTTTCCCACGAAGGAGTGCCAATCGAGGAACTACTCTTCAACGAATGCAGCATCG CCCGCTTGTACGGTCCTCTCCTTTACCCTCTTCAAGTTCGCGTTTTGAAGTTTATCGGCACGCCGATAAGGATCATCGAAGAACACAGCTTCCTGGGTGTCAACGGGACATTACAAGAATTCCATCTCGTTGGAAGCGAACTCGAGAATTTTCCCAAAGAAGCGTTCAACATTCTGGGTAATCTCAGCATCCTGAATATCGAAGGGCATCGAATGAAGGAACTACCTCGCGACAGTTTCGCCCATAGTTTGGCCGCGGAGAAACTGGAGACAATTCGCATAACGAACG GTACGCTCACTTCCTTGCCGGTCGAGTCGCTAGCTCCATTGAGGAAAGTAAAAACGGTCGATCTCCATAGCAACAAgctgaaagaattgaaaagaaaccAGTTCAAAGGACTCCGGGAAACTGAAACTCTGGATCTCTCCGGCAACCAAATTTCGAAACTCGACGCCTCGCATATATCAGACCTCACCAAATTGGGCTTTCTAAATCTGACCAGCAACGCTATAACGGAGTTGAAAAG AGGAACATTCGCTAGGAATTCTCTCCTGCAAGTCCTCAAGTTTCaacataataaaataaaaaaattagacgcCAACACCTTCCGAGGTATGAGATTCATGCGCAGATTGTATTTGAGCGACAATGCGATAACGGATGTTGGAAGAGGTACTTTTGGATCGTTGACGCGAATCGGAACGATCGATTTAGCGAGGAACATGATCGAGAAAATCGACTTTCAAATGTTCAATCAGCTACAGTACGCAGAA attttgGACGTATCTGAAAATCTCGTAACCAGCATAGACAAGTTGGCATTCAAGGATCTCTATCTTGCAAAAGTTAACTTATCGCACAATAAAATAACCACCGTAGAAGCTGGAGCGTTTGAAAATTGCGCGAATATAACGTTAGACCTTAGCTACAATCGGTTagaaaatataacgaaatTCGCATTTGACAGCGCGACTTATGCGCTCGAATTACAGCTGAGTTACAATCTATTCACGGAATTGAATCAG GTTCCTCTGCACAATATGACGGGATTGAAAGTTCTGAACGTTTCCAACAATCTGTTGTATTCGGTACCGCGGCAGACGTTTCCCAAACTTTACGAACTCCATACGATAGATTTGTCGTACAACAACATATCGGAAATAAATAACGGGATATTCCAGACCCTGTTCAGTCTACGGTATTTGAATTTATCCCATAACTCTCTAGAAAGAATAAGATCCTCGACTTTTGGCACCCTGCCAACTCTACTCGAACTCGACTTGAGCCACAATAAGTTAAACGACGTCTCTAGAGGCAGCTTAGCCAATTTGGCAAGTTGCAG GACTTTGACCGTGAAGAATAATTCATTGACGAAGATATTCCAGCTTCCGATATCGCTCGGTTATTTAGATTTCTCCGAAAATATGCTGGAAGGCATTCCCGTAACGGATGTATGGCCGTCCATGAATTCTCTGCTCTCTTTGGACCTGTCGAGCAATCGTCTCGGTGATAATTTACACCACGGAAGTTTCGTGCCGTTATTGACCCTCAGAATTTTATACCTCGTCGACAATAACATCACGCAACCACCGTGGGCGGCTCTCAGCAGTCTGAGCAGTCTTCAGTATCTCTACATCCAG GACAATCGCTTGACGTCTTTGGATAAAGCGGCGTTCGGTCGTCTCCCGGTCGTATTCGAATTGAATCTGTCGCATAACAACATTCGCAATGTCAGTAACCGAGCATTCGAGGGCCTCCTTCAACTTTTGACCTTGAATTTGTCGAGTAATTCGATAAGCCGCATTCCAAACGGGGCTTTTCAGGGTCTAGTTTCACTTCGAACGCTCGACCTGTCTCACAACCTCATAGAAAAAATGGACAACAAAACGCACGGGCTCCTCGACGACTGTTTATCTCTCGAGAGAGTGAACCTCAGTCATAACAAAATATCATTTGTGACGAGAAAAATGTTTCCGAGCGATCCTTGGATTCCGTACAGATTGTCCGAAATCGATCTGTCGTACAATTCCATGCCCGTACTCACCTACGATCTGACGGTGGGAACAACGAAAGTCAGAAGACTGGATATCAGCCACAACAACATAAACGAGATAAGAAAAT ACGTGATTGGAAATTTGACATCTTTGGAGTACCTCGATCTGTCTTACAACGATCTCAACGATGTATCGGAAATAAACGCGATTCACGGTCCCCAGAATTTGAGCGAATTGTACTTGCGGAATAATCACCTCGCATCTCTACCCGTtgacgaaataatttcgatgAAGAGACTCCGGATTTTAGATTTAACTAACAACGATTTCAGCGGTTTCAATCCTGAAATGATGAGGATCGTCAACAATGGAACCGATCTACGCTACGCGG GTAATCCTCTACACTGCGATTGCTACGTGAGACCGTTACGTCGTTGGATGTCCTCGTTAACCGAAATACCAAAATCCTGGAGAGATGTGAAATGTTCGACTCCATTTTTCGTCGCTGATAAACCGGTGAACGAGGTTACGGAAGATTTGATGGTATGCGGCGAAAGAGAGGTCTTGGACGACCCCGCCTACGACATAACACCGGACGTCAAATACCGCACTTTGGATCG CAACGCCGAGGATAACACGTGGAAGTTGACTTGGTACGTGACGTCGCGTGAGGATATCGGCGATTTTTACATAGTCGTACGAGAGGCCGGTAGCACGGGCGATTCAACGGACAAGTCCAAATCGGTAAAACCGATATTCGAGAAGGATTTGGCCTACGTTGAGAggtctttgaaaattcgcgACCTACCGCTCGATGGGTCGAGAAAACACGAACTCTGTATTCTAGCCAGAGACTCGATAGGGAACGTGAAACACTTTAGAAAATCACAGTGCAAAATCCTCGATGAAACTAATTCACCGAGTCCCGCGGTCAACGCATTCGACTCGCAAATCGTCGTTACCACGATCGTTGCTAATTTAGCTATCAATTATATACTTGTGTCTGTGTGA
- the LOC105684279 gene encoding chaoptin isoform X1: MTRRIQKERVSLAYSRPPSTDMPSMLALVVIATSVVHGIYVPPGPRYPCPRRQTLFHPCVCVKGSDKGLYVRCENANLASLSLGLINLSHEGVPIEELLFNECSIARLYGPLLYPLQVRVLKFIGTPIRIIEEHSFLGVNGTLQEFHLVGSELENFPKEAFNILGNLSILNIEGHRMKELPRDSFAHSLAAEKLETIRITNGTLTSLPVESLAPLRKVKTVDLHSNKLKELKRNQFKGLRETETLDLSGNQISKLDASHISDLTKLGFLNLTSNAITELKRGTFARNSLLQVLKFQHNKIKKLDANTFRGMRFMRRLYLSDNAITDVGRGTFGSLTRIGTIDLARNMIEKIDFQMFNQLQYAEILDVSENLVTSIDKLAFKDLYLAKVNLSHNKITTVEAGAFENCANITLDLSYNRLENITKFAFDSATYALELQLSYNLFTELNQVPLHNMTGLKVLNVSNNLLYSVPRQTFPKLYELHTIDLSYNNISEINNGIFQTLFSLRYLNLSHNSLERIRSSTFGTLPTLLELDLSHNKLNDVSRGSLANLASCRTLTVKNNSLTKIFQLPISLGYLDFSENMLEGIPVTDVWPSMNSLLSLDLSSNRLGDNLHHGSFVPLLTLRILYLVDNNITQPPWAALSSLSSLQYLYIQDNRLTSLDKAAFGRLPVVFELNLSHNNIRNVSNRAFEGLLQLLTLNLSSNSISRIPNGAFQGLVSLRTLDLSHNLIEKMDNKTHGLLDDCLSLERVNLSHNKISFVTRKMFPSDPWIPYRLSEIDLSYNSMPVLTYDLTVGTTKVRRLDISHNNINEIRKCKNDWNKFVGLLHSDGKKQCHGITVSLVSDVIGNLTSLEYLDLSYNDLNDVSEINAIHGPQNLSELYLRNNHLASLPVDEIISMKRLRILDLTNNDFSGFNPEMMRIVNNGTDLRYAGNPLHCDCYVRPLRRWMSSLTEIPKSWRDVKCSTPFFVADKPVNEVTEDLMVCGEREVLDDPAYDITPDVKYRTLDRNAEDNTWKLTWYVTSREDIGDFYIVVREAGSTGDSTDKSKSVKPIFEKDLAYVERSLKIRDLPLDGSRKHELCILARDSIGNVKHFRKSQCKILDETNSPSPAVNAFDSQIVVTTIVANLAINYILVSV; encoded by the exons ATGACGAGACGAATTCAAAAGGAGCGAGTTTCGCTCGCGTATTCGCGACCACC aAGTACGGATATGCCGTCGATGCTCGCGTTGGTCGTGATCGCGACGTCCGTCGTCCACGGGATTTACGTACCACCCGGACCGAGGTACCCGTGTCCCCGACGTCAGACGCTTTTTCATCCCTGCGTTTGCGTGAAAGGAAGCGATAAAGGACTTTACGTGAGATGCGAGAACGCGAATCTAGCCAGTTTGAGCCTGGGACTGATAAACCTTTCCCACGAAGGAGTGCCAATCGAGGAACTACTCTTCAACGAATGCAGCATCG CCCGCTTGTACGGTCCTCTCCTTTACCCTCTTCAAGTTCGCGTTTTGAAGTTTATCGGCACGCCGATAAGGATCATCGAAGAACACAGCTTCCTGGGTGTCAACGGGACATTACAAGAATTCCATCTCGTTGGAAGCGAACTCGAGAATTTTCCCAAAGAAGCGTTCAACATTCTGGGTAATCTCAGCATCCTGAATATCGAAGGGCATCGAATGAAGGAACTACCTCGCGACAGTTTCGCCCATAGTTTGGCCGCGGAGAAACTGGAGACAATTCGCATAACGAACG GTACGCTCACTTCCTTGCCGGTCGAGTCGCTAGCTCCATTGAGGAAAGTAAAAACGGTCGATCTCCATAGCAACAAgctgaaagaattgaaaagaaaccAGTTCAAAGGACTCCGGGAAACTGAAACTCTGGATCTCTCCGGCAACCAAATTTCGAAACTCGACGCCTCGCATATATCAGACCTCACCAAATTGGGCTTTCTAAATCTGACCAGCAACGCTATAACGGAGTTGAAAAG AGGAACATTCGCTAGGAATTCTCTCCTGCAAGTCCTCAAGTTTCaacataataaaataaaaaaattagacgcCAACACCTTCCGAGGTATGAGATTCATGCGCAGATTGTATTTGAGCGACAATGCGATAACGGATGTTGGAAGAGGTACTTTTGGATCGTTGACGCGAATCGGAACGATCGATTTAGCGAGGAACATGATCGAGAAAATCGACTTTCAAATGTTCAATCAGCTACAGTACGCAGAA attttgGACGTATCTGAAAATCTCGTAACCAGCATAGACAAGTTGGCATTCAAGGATCTCTATCTTGCAAAAGTTAACTTATCGCACAATAAAATAACCACCGTAGAAGCTGGAGCGTTTGAAAATTGCGCGAATATAACGTTAGACCTTAGCTACAATCGGTTagaaaatataacgaaatTCGCATTTGACAGCGCGACTTATGCGCTCGAATTACAGCTGAGTTACAATCTATTCACGGAATTGAATCAG GTTCCTCTGCACAATATGACGGGATTGAAAGTTCTGAACGTTTCCAACAATCTGTTGTATTCGGTACCGCGGCAGACGTTTCCCAAACTTTACGAACTCCATACGATAGATTTGTCGTACAACAACATATCGGAAATAAATAACGGGATATTCCAGACCCTGTTCAGTCTACGGTATTTGAATTTATCCCATAACTCTCTAGAAAGAATAAGATCCTCGACTTTTGGCACCCTGCCAACTCTACTCGAACTCGACTTGAGCCACAATAAGTTAAACGACGTCTCTAGAGGCAGCTTAGCCAATTTGGCAAGTTGCAG GACTTTGACCGTGAAGAATAATTCATTGACGAAGATATTCCAGCTTCCGATATCGCTCGGTTATTTAGATTTCTCCGAAAATATGCTGGAAGGCATTCCCGTAACGGATGTATGGCCGTCCATGAATTCTCTGCTCTCTTTGGACCTGTCGAGCAATCGTCTCGGTGATAATTTACACCACGGAAGTTTCGTGCCGTTATTGACCCTCAGAATTTTATACCTCGTCGACAATAACATCACGCAACCACCGTGGGCGGCTCTCAGCAGTCTGAGCAGTCTTCAGTATCTCTACATCCAG GACAATCGCTTGACGTCTTTGGATAAAGCGGCGTTCGGTCGTCTCCCGGTCGTATTCGAATTGAATCTGTCGCATAACAACATTCGCAATGTCAGTAACCGAGCATTCGAGGGCCTCCTTCAACTTTTGACCTTGAATTTGTCGAGTAATTCGATAAGCCGCATTCCAAACGGGGCTTTTCAGGGTCTAGTTTCACTTCGAACGCTCGACCTGTCTCACAACCTCATAGAAAAAATGGACAACAAAACGCACGGGCTCCTCGACGACTGTTTATCTCTCGAGAGAGTGAACCTCAGTCATAACAAAATATCATTTGTGACGAGAAAAATGTTTCCGAGCGATCCTTGGATTCCGTACAGATTGTCCGAAATCGATCTGTCGTACAATTCCATGCCCGTACTCACCTACGATCTGACGGTGGGAACAACGAAAGTCAGAAGACTGGATATCAGCCACAACAACATAAACGAGATAAGAAAATGCAAGAATGATTGGAACAAATTCGTCGGCCTCTTGCATTCTGACGGTAAAAAACAATGTCACGGTATAACTGTTTCTCTCGTTTCAGACGTGATTGGAAATTTGACATCTTTGGAGTACCTCGATCTGTCTTACAACGATCTCAACGATGTATCGGAAATAAACGCGATTCACGGTCCCCAGAATTTGAGCGAATTGTACTTGCGGAATAATCACCTCGCATCTCTACCCGTtgacgaaataatttcgatgAAGAGACTCCGGATTTTAGATTTAACTAACAACGATTTCAGCGGTTTCAATCCTGAAATGATGAGGATCGTCAACAATGGAACCGATCTACGCTACGCGG GTAATCCTCTACACTGCGATTGCTACGTGAGACCGTTACGTCGTTGGATGTCCTCGTTAACCGAAATACCAAAATCCTGGAGAGATGTGAAATGTTCGACTCCATTTTTCGTCGCTGATAAACCGGTGAACGAGGTTACGGAAGATTTGATGGTATGCGGCGAAAGAGAGGTCTTGGACGACCCCGCCTACGACATAACACCGGACGTCAAATACCGCACTTTGGATCG CAACGCCGAGGATAACACGTGGAAGTTGACTTGGTACGTGACGTCGCGTGAGGATATCGGCGATTTTTACATAGTCGTACGAGAGGCCGGTAGCACGGGCGATTCAACGGACAAGTCCAAATCGGTAAAACCGATATTCGAGAAGGATTTGGCCTACGTTGAGAggtctttgaaaattcgcgACCTACCGCTCGATGGGTCGAGAAAACACGAACTCTGTATTCTAGCCAGAGACTCGATAGGGAACGTGAAACACTTTAGAAAATCACAGTGCAAAATCCTCGATGAAACTAATTCACCGAGTCCCGCGGTCAACGCATTCGACTCGCAAATCGTCGTTACCACGATCGTTGCTAATTTAGCTATCAATTATATACTTGTGTCTGTGTGA
- the LOC105684279 gene encoding chaoptin isoform X2, with protein MPSMLALVVIATSVVHGIYVPPGPRYPCPRRQTLFHPCVCVKGSDKGLYVRCENANLASLSLGLINLSHEGVPIEELLFNECSIARLYGPLLYPLQVRVLKFIGTPIRIIEEHSFLGVNGTLQEFHLVGSELENFPKEAFNILGNLSILNIEGHRMKELPRDSFAHSLAAEKLETIRITNGTLTSLPVESLAPLRKVKTVDLHSNKLKELKRNQFKGLRETETLDLSGNQISKLDASHISDLTKLGFLNLTSNAITELKRGTFARNSLLQVLKFQHNKIKKLDANTFRGMRFMRRLYLSDNAITDVGRGTFGSLTRIGTIDLARNMIEKIDFQMFNQLQYAEILDVSENLVTSIDKLAFKDLYLAKVNLSHNKITTVEAGAFENCANITLDLSYNRLENITKFAFDSATYALELQLSYNLFTELNQVPLHNMTGLKVLNVSNNLLYSVPRQTFPKLYELHTIDLSYNNISEINNGIFQTLFSLRYLNLSHNSLERIRSSTFGTLPTLLELDLSHNKLNDVSRGSLANLASCRTLTVKNNSLTKIFQLPISLGYLDFSENMLEGIPVTDVWPSMNSLLSLDLSSNRLGDNLHHGSFVPLLTLRILYLVDNNITQPPWAALSSLSSLQYLYIQDNRLTSLDKAAFGRLPVVFELNLSHNNIRNVSNRAFEGLLQLLTLNLSSNSISRIPNGAFQGLVSLRTLDLSHNLIEKMDNKTHGLLDDCLSLERVNLSHNKISFVTRKMFPSDPWIPYRLSEIDLSYNSMPVLTYDLTVGTTKVRRLDISHNNINEIRKCKNDWNKFVGLLHSDGKKQCHGITVSLVSDVIGNLTSLEYLDLSYNDLNDVSEINAIHGPQNLSELYLRNNHLASLPVDEIISMKRLRILDLTNNDFSGFNPEMMRIVNNGTDLRYAGNPLHCDCYVRPLRRWMSSLTEIPKSWRDVKCSTPFFVADKPVNEVTEDLMVCGEREVLDDPAYDITPDVKYRTLDRNAEDNTWKLTWYVTSREDIGDFYIVVREAGSTGDSTDKSKSVKPIFEKDLAYVERSLKIRDLPLDGSRKHELCILARDSIGNVKHFRKSQCKILDETNSPSPAVNAFDSQIVVTTIVANLAINYILVSV; from the exons ATGCCGTCGATGCTCGCGTTGGTCGTGATCGCGACGTCCGTCGTCCACGGGATTTACGTACCACCCGGACCGAGGTACCCGTGTCCCCGACGTCAGACGCTTTTTCATCCCTGCGTTTGCGTGAAAGGAAGCGATAAAGGACTTTACGTGAGATGCGAGAACGCGAATCTAGCCAGTTTGAGCCTGGGACTGATAAACCTTTCCCACGAAGGAGTGCCAATCGAGGAACTACTCTTCAACGAATGCAGCATCG CCCGCTTGTACGGTCCTCTCCTTTACCCTCTTCAAGTTCGCGTTTTGAAGTTTATCGGCACGCCGATAAGGATCATCGAAGAACACAGCTTCCTGGGTGTCAACGGGACATTACAAGAATTCCATCTCGTTGGAAGCGAACTCGAGAATTTTCCCAAAGAAGCGTTCAACATTCTGGGTAATCTCAGCATCCTGAATATCGAAGGGCATCGAATGAAGGAACTACCTCGCGACAGTTTCGCCCATAGTTTGGCCGCGGAGAAACTGGAGACAATTCGCATAACGAACG GTACGCTCACTTCCTTGCCGGTCGAGTCGCTAGCTCCATTGAGGAAAGTAAAAACGGTCGATCTCCATAGCAACAAgctgaaagaattgaaaagaaaccAGTTCAAAGGACTCCGGGAAACTGAAACTCTGGATCTCTCCGGCAACCAAATTTCGAAACTCGACGCCTCGCATATATCAGACCTCACCAAATTGGGCTTTCTAAATCTGACCAGCAACGCTATAACGGAGTTGAAAAG AGGAACATTCGCTAGGAATTCTCTCCTGCAAGTCCTCAAGTTTCaacataataaaataaaaaaattagacgcCAACACCTTCCGAGGTATGAGATTCATGCGCAGATTGTATTTGAGCGACAATGCGATAACGGATGTTGGAAGAGGTACTTTTGGATCGTTGACGCGAATCGGAACGATCGATTTAGCGAGGAACATGATCGAGAAAATCGACTTTCAAATGTTCAATCAGCTACAGTACGCAGAA attttgGACGTATCTGAAAATCTCGTAACCAGCATAGACAAGTTGGCATTCAAGGATCTCTATCTTGCAAAAGTTAACTTATCGCACAATAAAATAACCACCGTAGAAGCTGGAGCGTTTGAAAATTGCGCGAATATAACGTTAGACCTTAGCTACAATCGGTTagaaaatataacgaaatTCGCATTTGACAGCGCGACTTATGCGCTCGAATTACAGCTGAGTTACAATCTATTCACGGAATTGAATCAG GTTCCTCTGCACAATATGACGGGATTGAAAGTTCTGAACGTTTCCAACAATCTGTTGTATTCGGTACCGCGGCAGACGTTTCCCAAACTTTACGAACTCCATACGATAGATTTGTCGTACAACAACATATCGGAAATAAATAACGGGATATTCCAGACCCTGTTCAGTCTACGGTATTTGAATTTATCCCATAACTCTCTAGAAAGAATAAGATCCTCGACTTTTGGCACCCTGCCAACTCTACTCGAACTCGACTTGAGCCACAATAAGTTAAACGACGTCTCTAGAGGCAGCTTAGCCAATTTGGCAAGTTGCAG GACTTTGACCGTGAAGAATAATTCATTGACGAAGATATTCCAGCTTCCGATATCGCTCGGTTATTTAGATTTCTCCGAAAATATGCTGGAAGGCATTCCCGTAACGGATGTATGGCCGTCCATGAATTCTCTGCTCTCTTTGGACCTGTCGAGCAATCGTCTCGGTGATAATTTACACCACGGAAGTTTCGTGCCGTTATTGACCCTCAGAATTTTATACCTCGTCGACAATAACATCACGCAACCACCGTGGGCGGCTCTCAGCAGTCTGAGCAGTCTTCAGTATCTCTACATCCAG GACAATCGCTTGACGTCTTTGGATAAAGCGGCGTTCGGTCGTCTCCCGGTCGTATTCGAATTGAATCTGTCGCATAACAACATTCGCAATGTCAGTAACCGAGCATTCGAGGGCCTCCTTCAACTTTTGACCTTGAATTTGTCGAGTAATTCGATAAGCCGCATTCCAAACGGGGCTTTTCAGGGTCTAGTTTCACTTCGAACGCTCGACCTGTCTCACAACCTCATAGAAAAAATGGACAACAAAACGCACGGGCTCCTCGACGACTGTTTATCTCTCGAGAGAGTGAACCTCAGTCATAACAAAATATCATTTGTGACGAGAAAAATGTTTCCGAGCGATCCTTGGATTCCGTACAGATTGTCCGAAATCGATCTGTCGTACAATTCCATGCCCGTACTCACCTACGATCTGACGGTGGGAACAACGAAAGTCAGAAGACTGGATATCAGCCACAACAACATAAACGAGATAAGAAAATGCAAGAATGATTGGAACAAATTCGTCGGCCTCTTGCATTCTGACGGTAAAAAACAATGTCACGGTATAACTGTTTCTCTCGTTTCAGACGTGATTGGAAATTTGACATCTTTGGAGTACCTCGATCTGTCTTACAACGATCTCAACGATGTATCGGAAATAAACGCGATTCACGGTCCCCAGAATTTGAGCGAATTGTACTTGCGGAATAATCACCTCGCATCTCTACCCGTtgacgaaataatttcgatgAAGAGACTCCGGATTTTAGATTTAACTAACAACGATTTCAGCGGTTTCAATCCTGAAATGATGAGGATCGTCAACAATGGAACCGATCTACGCTACGCGG GTAATCCTCTACACTGCGATTGCTACGTGAGACCGTTACGTCGTTGGATGTCCTCGTTAACCGAAATACCAAAATCCTGGAGAGATGTGAAATGTTCGACTCCATTTTTCGTCGCTGATAAACCGGTGAACGAGGTTACGGAAGATTTGATGGTATGCGGCGAAAGAGAGGTCTTGGACGACCCCGCCTACGACATAACACCGGACGTCAAATACCGCACTTTGGATCG CAACGCCGAGGATAACACGTGGAAGTTGACTTGGTACGTGACGTCGCGTGAGGATATCGGCGATTTTTACATAGTCGTACGAGAGGCCGGTAGCACGGGCGATTCAACGGACAAGTCCAAATCGGTAAAACCGATATTCGAGAAGGATTTGGCCTACGTTGAGAggtctttgaaaattcgcgACCTACCGCTCGATGGGTCGAGAAAACACGAACTCTGTATTCTAGCCAGAGACTCGATAGGGAACGTGAAACACTTTAGAAAATCACAGTGCAAAATCCTCGATGAAACTAATTCACCGAGTCCCGCGGTCAACGCATTCGACTCGCAAATCGTCGTTACCACGATCGTTGCTAATTTAGCTATCAATTATATACTTGTGTCTGTGTGA
- the LOC110116901 gene encoding uncharacterized protein LOC110116901, which translates to MVKLCSVPQWTHQSVADQDLSRGDRPSEIARIEGTDEGSRGKGSGVSGASRNRRQHRVPPCGIRRKNSSAVETTGRAGFTHESPTKVTPRADERQQPGRNLVYLYTHLYVYTYYDSCQEEEEEQGGEKEEQEEQEQGGEVKSRMQFSIGRGKRWYPNATPTDTGWLPLVGLKSQHEIHRWIERWGGKPRSEKGGERQRETEGDRGRQKLGESR; encoded by the exons ATTTATCGCGAGGCGATCGACCCTCGGAGATCGCGAGGATCGAAGGAACGGACGAGGGATCACGTGGCAAGGGATCGGGAGTGTCGGGTGCATCGCGAAATCGGCGACAGCACCGCGTCCCG CCTTGTGGGATTCGAAGGAAGAATTCTTCGGCTGTTGAAACAACTGGCAGAGCAGGTTTTACCCACGAGTCACCGACCAAAGTTACTCCTCGAGCCGACGAACGCCAACAGCCCGGCAGAAACCTCGTATACCTTTATAcgcatctatacgtatacacgtactaTGATTCTTgtcaagaagaagaagaagaacaaggaggagaaaaagaagaacaagaagaacaagaacaagGAGGAGAAGTAAAATCCAGGATGCAATTTTCG aTCGGCAGGGGGAAAAGATGGTACCCCAACGCGACACCGACAGACACTGGTTGGCTGCCACTGGTGGGCCTCAAGTCCCAACACGAGATACACAGGTGGATCGAAAGGTGGGGAGGAAAACCTCGAAGCGAGAAAGGTGGAGAGAGACAGAGGGAGACGGAGGGAGACAGAGGGAGACAGAA ACTCGGGGAATCTCGATGA